DNA sequence from the Coffea arabica cultivar ET-39 chromosome 11c, Coffea Arabica ET-39 HiFi, whole genome shotgun sequence genome:
TGATGAAATAAACAAGCCAAACATATTACGTTTCTTTGATAGATCAAGTAACTATGATTAGAAGAGTTTATATAAAGggagaaaaatgaaacaagcaCCGTAAAATTTTTACTTATTTATAGAAAGAacttaattttaaaaaactaaAGCTTAAAAAAGAttaagattcttttttttcttaattcacAAGGTACTATAAACCTTATAAAGGAAAGAGAGGGACAGGAGGAcataaaagtcaaacaaaaactAGTTGTTGGTAGTGTCTTTGCTAACTAAGTTAGGTTTTGGACATAGATAGATTGAGATTATAGTATTTTTATCAAACTTTTAATTTTAGTGCATATGATATTAAAATCATTACAATTCAACTAGAAAAAGACACTTAAACGTGTTGTGTTTGTGTAGTGCAagatttttgtaaaaattttttattttgctgtTTAATTTGGCTTCTAATGTTTGCTAATGTAATCTAGTGGCTGTCtaattatatgaaatgaaatggacCATCAATAATTTAGCTAGTTAGGCTAGTCTTGAATAAACGAGAAACATGGTATATATAGGCGATGAGAATAATTCATTAAGCTAGCTAATTTTTTAGAAATCACCAGACTTCACTTGATCTTTGTCCACCATCTCTAATCTTAGTATAAGTGGATGCCTACAACCACAATCTGTTGAGAAAATCATGgaaatacaaaagaaaacgGTTAAAACAAATTTGTAttgtagaaaattttaaaatttttcagtCCAATGAGAACAAACATGTAAAACATACACTGCAGATCAAATAAAAGAATCTAATATTTTTCTTACAATTGTAGCGACTTTGACTTCTCAAAGTACACAAatcatctatatctatatgtattgcagaaggGGTTTTTAGCAGAAACCCTCTCAATGGCTTGCaaacttttcattctttttttctagatttttgtatttattttaatatataaaaagtagtgggttataacttataaccaaccctatcatcaatcaaattttaaatttaaaacattCCCAATATATACTTCATAAAACCgttatagtttgttatttatactttaaatcctttttactccttaattaaagacaaatgctcattcgtatgctattttaatataatgttacatttttataattaagaaatatttatcaccaaactaaccctataaccacccctacaaatgagcattgcaaattacaatcacgtttcaaaaaaatcacaaatgtgcaactaaatgtaaagttgaTGGGGTAAAGTGCAGctaaatgtaaagttaaggggttttactatatttaaccctaaaaaaaatccGAAGAACGGAACAAGTAGTGCgttatagatttttgtatttattttaatacataaaaagtagtgggttataaccaaccTTATCACCAGTcagatttaaaatttaaaacttttccATAATCTACTTCATAAAtcgttaaatatatttatactttaaatcctttttatACTTTTGTAtctatttatactttaaatcctttttactccttaattaaagacaaatgctcattcacttgctattttaatacaattttaattCTGAAGCATACAACATGATTAAGAAGCAGCAAAACCAATTAGTACTAGATTTTTACCTCAAAAAAAATTAGGCCTAGATGCCACTGGCACGTTGCCATAACTTGCGATGCCAATTAGGACTATTTAGCACTTTTTTTTGCAAGGAATTAGGGCACTATAAAGCTTATTTAGACAAACTTTACCTCATCGGTGATTTGAGTATCAAGTAGTTATTGAATATActacaaatcctataatcatgCTTACATTTTTCCCACATTTCCCCCACATTTCTTGATCATCTAATAAGGAAACTATAGAAACTAACGAGAGAGTAAGAAAaacatttaaaaatgaaaatgcatgGTTGACGCAACAGACAGGTTTTATAACTTAAAACGGTTGACGCATGGTTGCAAACACAATGATTGGAAATATTAGCATCTTAAAATGcatatgaagaaaagaaaaagaatatgtAACAAATTCagcaattttttaaatgaattttCGTCCAAATTTAATTATGTTATTTATAGTTATAGTTCAACTTTATGAGGAATATACATACATACTTCTTTCTTATTACCTATCACTTCAAGAAGCGAGAAGACGCTTTACCTCAGATTCTGAAGACATCAATCCCTCCTTTAAAACACTACAACCAAGTAAAACTTTTTCATTTTAGTTAAAGATTAAATCGTTGCCTGGTGTTTATATCTTCTGCAACCACGGCtacaaatatttaattttcaaaactttcaaACGTATATTCTTATCTAATATATATTTTCAACGATAGTTACGAATATGTCCTTGAAGTCCGGAGCATAAACATTAATGAATAGTTTCTGCCCagataaaaaattaatgaaatatatttttacatctatatgtattgcacgAGAGGCAGGGAAGGGTAACATTTGATGCTTGCTGTTCTTTTAGTATTTCtttagatattttttatttgagctttgttcaaattttttaatatatgtTAAGGGTTTAGATAAGGTACATAAATACAATATAGATTAGATACTAAAAtggtacttttttttaaaatttttaacctTTTTCCACGTAACTAATATAACTAATTCATTTCCAACACAcggaataaaagaaatatattAGTTAaccttcaaaatttattttttaacctttcaaatttaattttttcaaaaatatatacGCCGACAATAATATACGAAAACAAGCTACTAGCCACGTGCATGTTAGTGGTTTAGCCATGTATTTCAAATTACTACATGTaccaaaatatattaatataggAATTACTGTATTAACTATGGGTGTTAACAACAATTCTATTGGTActtaattttcatttgattataaTACAATTGTATATCTGACCATTGATACTATTTCTTCTTTaactattgtatttatttggttaaCAATTCTCATACAATGTATCACATCATTACAtttaaaacaaatataaaaacTATTGATTGTAttggtacaattttttaaccttttttaattcacccctttattttcattttttcaataatgttagcaccgtgcgtagcacgggtattTACACTAGTATATATGtataataaagtcgtattcTCATTCTTATCGCTTTATGCTTTCTCTTTCCTACGTGGCTTAACGATAGGGCAAGTGGTTTCAACACGCTCTATAAAATAACATACGCTCTTccatttctctcttctttttgcctttgttcatttattccatgatttccactttttttttaaaaaaataacctATGCTCTATATGGAACTTATCTCTCTCTTTTCATAAGCACGAAATCAATTATCAATATCTatctaaattaaattttaaatataaaaccatCCTTATCATCCATGTATGACTTATAAAACCGTCCTTAGCATTCTATCCTATATTCGCGGCCGATTATCATTCTATCATAATCATATATTTGCGGCCGCTTGCTCCTCTTTTGGTTTATGAACTTCTAGGTATAACAACAAGGTATGACCCGTATAATTTCTTTAGCATGCACGCCTTTAGTAAAACTAATTTTTATTATCactttttatattcttatcaatatctctttatatccttatcaattcttatttcctacccaaaaTTATGTATTTTAAGCAACTTAAACGAAGATAAAACTACTTTTAATATTCTTATCAATATCTCTTTATATccttatcaattcttatttcctacccaaagtTACGTACTGTTAGCAACTTAAATTAAGATAAAACTGCTTTTAATATTCTTATCAATATCTCTTTATATGCTTATCAATTCTTATGCCTACATATAGCTTCTTTATATGGTTAGGTATTTCCAATGCAAGCGATTCGCACATTAAAACATCGATTTTGGGTTTTCGCTCCTCTTGATTATCAGGTAAATCTTCCTTCGATacacatttttctttcttaaaaTGACATGttcatcttcaattgtaagaatttagtaacatatcttgaattttgtgtgttttggttttattttctatttgtttCATATGAAGAGATAGGATTTAAAATAGTATTTTCATCGTAAGTTTTCATATAGAAACATGTTAAATGTTTCCACTGAATTGGACAACATTCATATGCTATAGGATGTATGTTGGATGTTTGTTAATTTGCCTTTGTTTCGTTTGTCCAAGGTACTCTCTCTTCTTTTGCCTTTGTTCATTTATTCTGGTTCCTTTTGCGAAATTTATGTATGTTGGTATTCAAGGGTCAACGCAACAAGATTTTCATGGGCATAATATATAGTCAACTAAGTCTACAAATACGATTTAATGTAAAAGTATTGCCCATTTTAATACATCAAATACCATAAATAGTCTAGCTAATTAAATGtacaatattttattttagcTCAAATTAACATTATTGTATCATTGCACACTTATATTTACACTTAATTTATTTAATGGTATTTATTTAGGAATCATGAATCAATCACgagtttttaaaatttcattcaaGACAGTATTCAATACACTTCCTATGAATCATTCATCAGGGGGTTCAACAAAAACCACAGAGGAAGGGAATCCTCATAAAAAGGTTTGCATGAAGAGGTAGATTTAATATACTATCTTACTTTCTTAATCTATATTCTTTATGTATTGTCTTACACAACTTTGAATGTGATaaaacatttattttttttatacataGTTGTCCTACTTTGCTATCATGCAGTGATAATGGAAAATCAATAAATGCTGATTTGCACGGATAAATGGAGGAGAATGTTCAAACAGAGGAAAAACGAAAAAAAGGTTCTAAAgagtagaatattatttgatactatttactgcactttttatttcttttcaagtttttgaatgttatggtattgtcgaatgttattttttccatttttgaattattatttacTGAATTAGATTTTCACATTTATATTGTAAGAATACTTTATATTATGATGCGCACATAGTAATATATTTAAGAAAggctataataaaatatacaCTAAGTTTGTATTTCATATcgacatttttataaaattaactaaatagtttattatttttcgaaGATTCCCGTTCAACGAATGGGTACAAAACTAGTTGAATCAAGATAGCAACACAAGTTTAGAGAATATGGATATGTCCTGGCAGTCTAGATAACATAGATAGGAATAGATATACAGATTACCCAactctttgagagagagagagggaaagaaaagtatctttttcttttctttgcttacgCTCCCACCCCTCCCTACGCCTAACTGCCACCCTTTCGACTTTCCCCACTCCAATTATTTGGTACAAAATTTGAACCCTGAACCTAACAGTGAGGAAAATTCTAATAGCTCTTCCTTGATCATTAGTCTTGTATCAAAAGTTTTGTGGTACATTCTGCTAGTCTTCAAAAACAAATTCTTCCTCTCGAAAGTTGTTCTGGAAAAGTTTGGTTAAAtggttaaaaaaatatttagtacCGCTAATTCGTTTCCACTACGTGGTTTTGTTGGAAACAATCTGAAACCAAAAACCATTGATcaataaaaatagaaataacTAGTACGTCATAGGGGAATACTCATTTAGAAATTATGTCATCATCTAGCCCTTTCTTTCGAATAATTGACAGTTACCCCTGATTATTTAAGTTCTGTTGCTTAATTTCTTATCATCAAAACCCAAAGTCCTGCATGTTGCTTCCTTGTCATGCATGCGCTCATCATATCTAAGTCTATGTTTTCGGAACCAGACCAGATATCGATTCGGTCGAGCTCAGGGGTCAAGGGTCAATGGGTTCAACCGGGTTCGATAGGGGTTGAACCgaatgacgtcataaataaaatctatttaaaaattaaaatattatatgtaaaatacttaataacatgttaatattaataaaggtatattcatatatatttgatatttcaaatatatttaataagaaaatacaaataaattagagcaatcaagtagcaatttatattatttaataagtattaacaagtttagaattaaaattatggacttaattgaaaaataacaccaaactttaagacaacatttataaagtatgaaatatttgaggtatgttaataatttttaacaacttaAGGATCAAAACATCATATTAAAAATATTCTACCCTttcaaaaaaagtaaaaaaaaaaaagaaaaagaaaaagaccgGGTTCATTTTTCCGGTCAAACCGGGTCAAAACCCGGTCAAACCCGAGTTTTAACTTGGTTTGACcgaatttttgatttttcggtTTTTAGAATTAACTCGGACCGGCCAACTTGCCGGTCCCCGATTCGACCGGTCGAACTGgctgatccggtccgagtttaaaaacagagATCTAAGTCGGTTGCCAAGATTCTTAAAACAAGTTTCAGTAAAATGGACAAAATCATTCCGATGCGTAGCATAAACCCAAAATTTTGATCATGTTAGGAAAAAACCTTCTAAACAAGATCCACAATTAGAATAAAAGTTCAACAATGTGAATCAGAACTCTCTGTTTGATGGGATTACGAATATATGTCAAATTGATGACTCGCAATAATAGAGTTAtcattttattatcaatttatttttattttttatttctattattttttttatacaattggAAGTGAGGGATTTGAATCTGGAACTCCAAGTGACCAATCAATGCGCGCTGGTGGAacatttgggggggggggggggagcaaGAATTTCATAAGTCTAATGATATGAAGTTTTACCTCAAGAAACCGGTCAATATAGAAATTCTTGCCCCCCGTCCCCCCAAATTTGAAATTAAGTCCTTGCCCTTGAGAAATAGTGACTTCATTAGTTAAATGCTTTTTCCTCTTATCTTAATTGTTTTATAAGTTAAAAAGTATTTTTCTTAGACATCTACTTTATATGCataaaagtacaacccaaagcCACGTCCACATAGATGCTAACTTGGACACCTTCTATCACTTTCTTGTTTTCTAACTTTTGTCTCATTAACAAATTATTTGTCAAGTCATTGTTAATCTTTTGCAAAGTTTTCGTCAGATTTTTTGGGTTGTTATCAGGAGGAAGTTTGGAGAACTCCAAATCTATTGGAGgatattcaaaaaataaaaaattaagaaaaatagcGACTGAATAAATGTAGTGATGAGATGACCAATAAATGATCATCCAATTAAAGATAAAGCTTCCATATTTTGGCATAAGAATTCAGAGGCCTGCTGCTATAGTCATTGGTTGAATTCTACAAGATTTAGATTCAGGCATTAGAAAcaaatcaagaacttcaatttaGTACCTATACAAAATAAAACTGCTTGAATCCTTCTAGCAATTCGTAGCTATAGATATACATGACAATTCTTCATCTGGAATTCAAACTTTCAGAGTCTGAAACGAGTAACTTCAGGCCCTCCATTTCATCCGTTTGCTGTTAAAAGAATTGTCCTTGCAACATTCCGGGACCAGAAGGGATTTTCTCATATTGTCTTCTTGGTGGAAATGTACCAAAGTCTAGGCTGCATCTCTTCGAGTTGCTGAAGAAATAGCAAGGGTCAGTACAGGCACCCCACTGTCAAGTTAACAACGTGTTTTAAGTTCCAGTAACAGTTGATATTAGTGTAAATAAATTAACGagaacaaaataaacaaatttgCCTATGACATACCTGTTCTCAATGAAAACACTTTGATTAAGTCCGAATAATTACTTCAAGAAGATCATTTCCCATATCCCGTTGTTCTTCAAGAATATGCTTGGCCGAACTTGCTGCATCGAAGCACCAGTGCACCTCCAGTTTTTCCAAGGTTGGAATGTCTCCGATGCTGGATGGGATCTCCTGCAGGCTGTAACAATCTCTGATGGTAAGCTGCTCGAGACGAGGGAAGGGCTCGCTGGAGACATTCCATTCTTGGATGTTTAATTGCCAAAGCTCCAAGAACTTTAATTTTTGGAACTCCCCATCTTCGACGTCCCATCGTGGTCCTGAAAAGGAATTCCTTCTTAATTTGAGGATCTCAAGATTCGGCAGCTGCCCAATGACAGATATTGCGCTCCATGGCACGCTAAACCTTCCCAATGTCAACTTTCTTAGAGTGTTGGGAAAATCAAATGTTGGAAATTGATCACGCTTCTCACCATAAAACACCATGCCGTAGCTATATACTTTCAGTGACTCGAGATTACTTAAGGAGCTCAATTTGGGGAACAGAATGGGCTTCAAATGGTCATATTGTGGTTCAAAGAATACGCAGTTCAGCATCTGAAGTCTTGGTAACCTTCTCATTAGCTCCTCTGAATCTTTACCGAATGCAAGAGTTGGTTTTGAGAAGGTAACAATGTTATCTAACTGACAGGACTCACCCTGCTCAGAATCAAGGAAAGAGGTGTGATTCAGATCACCAACAGCTACATGCCTTAAGTGTTTAAGCCTCCAAAATGAATCTGGTAAAGGAACATCAAGCTGGGCACTTTTCACTATAAAAGTTTCTAGGTTCCACAGATTGCCTATTGATGATGGAACATGCCTGATAGAACACCACAATGCCAAGTACCTTAAAGGAGTTATCAATGTTATTTCTTCAGGAAAAGAGGGTTCCAAATAGAGACACTCCAAATCCAACACTTGAAGAAGTATAAAGTTGTtaaagaaagaagatgaactaGAATGCGGCTGAGACATTTCATAAGTCCCAAACAACTGTAGAGAGTTAACTAGTGGACCTTGAGAGCTTGACTTGGTGAAATGTGTCCATTCACTGTCTATGCATAAGCGATATTGATCATATTCCCTGGGATCCAAGTTCTGAGAAACATCATGTTCATGTACCCAATGTAGAAAATTCTCTTCTTTAACTTTTACCAAGCACAATTCATGTACTAGATCATGCACACGACATGTTTTTATCCGACCCTTGGAACTTCTTTTTGCAGCAATCACCAGACTTCGactgatcagatccatcaggtactCCTCTGCCACATCATCTAAGCTCTTGCCCTCAATTCTTTGTATGAATCCTTGGGCGATCCATAATCTCATCAACTTCTGGACTCCAACAACCGTATCCTCAGGATATGCTGCAAAATAGAGGAAGCATGGTCTCAAGCAATCTGGAAAATGCTTGTAGCTTAATTGCAGTACGTCCATGCACCCATCAGCAGCAACAATATGTGAACCTATACTTGATTCAACTTGCAACCACCAATCTAGATTCCTGCTTTTTCCTGCGAGGATACCAGCAACCAAGACAACTGCTAGAGCTAGCCCCTTGCAGTTCGTTGCAATTCTTTTTCCTATCTCCACTAGGTCTGTAGGGCAGCCAGCCTTATCAAACAACTTCTGTTCTAATAATTCCCAACTCTCCTCCCCTGAAAGTGGACGAAGAGTATGAGGACTGCAATCCGGTTTAGCTTGCAAAGCCAAATTATGAATTCGACTagtgaagatgattctgctTCCATTTCTGTCATCTGGAAGTGATCTTTTTAGGCATTCCCAAGCCCGAATATCCCAGATATCATCCATAACGATCAAGTACCTCTGTCTCTTCAATGATCTCCATAGCTGTTCAACTAAGTCCTCGTCACTTGTATTAGAGCTAGAGAGCCTTACATTAGAAACAGTAATATCACTTAAAATGTCAAGCAATAACTCTCTAATCCTATACACTTGTGAAATGCAACACCATGCACATCTGTTGAAGTAATATTTAACAGCAGGATCATGGTAGACTTTCTTGGCTAAAGTTGTCTTACCCAGTCCAGGCATTCCAACAATCGAGACTATATCAAGTTGCGCTGATCCTCTGGTAAGACGATTTATTATGGTTTCTGCCTCGTCCTTGAAGCCCACAACAACGTCTTGAAGTCTTGAAGTATTAAGCTGTCCTGGATTGAGCTGATTCAGATTCATATCAGCACCAGGCATTCTGGATTTCAGCATCTTGTCAACATTAATCTTCTCGAGATCAGTCCTGATCAGCTTAATTTCTTCCATCACATCAGCAAGAGATATCATGTTGTACCAAATTGGTTTCTGTATAATTAAACACGAGTTGATAGCATGTTCTGCTTTGTATGAGACATTGATAATTCTTTTCCAAAGATCTTTTAAATCCTCATGCTCGTTTTGCAGCTCCATCACATCCTTGAGAAGTGGCCTCAGAGACAGCAGTTCCCCTTGGATTTTCAAAACTTTATGCTTTGCAAAAGGAGGACAATTGGCCCCGTGTTTTAGCATTTCCTCCAGATTTCCTAACAAGGAATCAATAAATCCCATACCATTTGTTGAAGGAAAATTGATCTGGGATAAAACTTGCAACTGGACATAAATCTCTTTTGCATCTGCCTCGATTTTCTTAATCTTATCCTCAAACCTGGAAAGAAAAGTTCTCCTTTCCGTGAAAAAGTTTTCTTTGCTTTCATCAATGTAAACTGAGCAGACCAGAGAGATCGCATCAGTTATGATAGCATCAATTTGGGCCAAAAAGACATTTCCAAGATCTCTTGCACATTCCTCTGGAGGATCTATAAGAAAGGTTATCAAGAATACCAACCCTTCTTTGAGGACATCAACAGAATCCTTCATGAGGACAGTCAGGTCTTGGAGGAGAAGTTCAACAAAGCTTGTAACAACTTGACCTGCAAGAAATTTGCTTGATCTTGATGACTTTGAAGCTTTAAGGACAGCAACGTACATCTCTGTGACCTTTGGAGGGCAAGGCTTAACTTTTTGTAATAGATCAGATAGCATCATTTCCAATCTAGATGAGATGTTTTCATCTTTCTCTTGCAGCCAGTAAACAATAAGCAAACATGCTGCTTTGTTTACCCAATCTCCCATGTAAGCCAGGAAATCTTCAAAGGTATCCAGGTCAACGCATCGCTTTGCAGTGAAGCCAACAAAATTTCCCAGGAAACATAGCTGCTCTTGAATAGCCCTGATTTGGTCCTTCAGATGACCAAGAACATCCCCTTCCAAGTTGACAAGGGCCTTTAGATTCCAGAGGATAGAATCAATTAATTCAAGTATCTCCTCAGCCTTGCAAGACTTGGATTGCAAAGAGCAATCCGACAAAAGAGCAGAAATTTCTATGATCTCTCTCTTAAAGTTCTGAATCTTTTCCAGCAAATCAGAAGCAAGAGGTCCCCAATCTTCGATCTTACTTTCAGGAATTTTAGCAAGACAGGCATCATGCAGGCTCCCTTCAGCTTCTTTCTGTAATGTTTCAATCCCAATCATGATAGAACCGACATGCATATCCTTTCCAGGTTCCTCACGCTTCTTCAAACACAGTGAAAACATCTTGAGGAATCTTAATTCCATTTTCAGGTTACGGATATTATCCATCATATGAAAGTCAGGCCTGGTTGAACTGGGACCTGTAGTTTCTCTGATCTATCACAGCTAAAAACAGAGTCACAGAAGTATTAGCCTtcttcttgttctaatcactctTAGATCAAAAGTAAAACTTTTTCAGCAAAGACTGGAGAAATTGTGGACAAATCAATTGATGAGCAGAGAATACTTTGGGAAGTGATTATTTCTTGGTCAACAGTCACTATTATGATAATGTATATTTTTCGTATGTAAACTAATTTACAAGACACGTACTTAGAGTTCTATAAAATGTAAAGTCTTCTTTCCTCTCGTCTTCAAGGAAGACATTTTACAATGCAATCTTTATGGTGTTGTTGCATAACATACAGTACTATACTTATCATGAATCTCTCAATCCAATGTTTTCCGAATATTTAATGTTCGGGTGGTGAGATCCAATGAACTAGCAATGCATGCAATTTGCAATATAAATTTCCTTGCATTGTTTGACTTTCAATGCAATTAATGGTGCTGTCATGTCCCATTTAACAAAACATCCAATGAAAC
Encoded proteins:
- the LOC113718756 gene encoding putative late blight resistance protein homolog R1A-3, yielding MMDNIRNLKMELRFLKMFSLCLKKREEPGKDMHVGSIMIGIETLQKEAEGSLHDACLAKIPESKIEDWGPLASDLLEKIQNFKREIIEISALLSDCSLQSKSCKAEEILELIDSILWNLKALVNLEGDVLGHLKDQIRAIQEQLCFLGNFVGFTAKRCVDLDTFEDFLAYMGDWVNKAACLLIVYWLQEKDENISSRLEMMLSDLLQKVKPCPPKVTEMYVAVLKASKSSRSSKFLAGQVVTSFVELLLQDLTVLMKDSVDVLKEGLVFLITFLIDPPEECARDLGNVFLAQIDAIITDAISLVCSVYIDESKENFFTERRTFLSRFEDKIKKIEADAKEIYVQLQVLSQINFPSTNGMGFIDSLLGNLEEMLKHGANCPPFAKHKVLKIQGELLSLRPLLKDVMELQNEHEDLKDLWKRIINVSYKAEHAINSCLIIQKPIWYNMISLADVMEEIKLIRTDLEKINVDKMLKSRMPGADMNLNQLNPGQLNTSRLQDVVVGFKDEAETIINRLTRGSAQLDIVSIVGMPGLGKTTLAKKVYHDPAVKYYFNRCAWCCISQVYRIRELLLDILSDITVSNVRLSSSNTSDEDLVEQLWRSLKRQRYLIVMDDIWDIRAWECLKRSLPDDRNGSRIIFTSRIHNLALQAKPDCSPHTLRPLSGEESWELLEQKLFDKAGCPTDLVEIGKRIATNCKGLALAVVLVAGILAGKSRNLDWWLQVESSIGSHIVAADGCMDVLQLSYKHFPDCLRPCFLYFAAYPEDTVVGVQKLMRLWIAQGFIQRIEGKSLDDVAEEYLMDLISRSLVIAAKRSSKGRIKTCRVHDLVHELCLVKVKEENFLHWVHEHDVSQNLDPREYDQYRLCIDSEWTHFTKSSSQGPLVNSLQLFGTYEMSQPHSSSSSFFNNFILLQVLDLECLYLEPSFPEEITLITPLRYLALWCSIRHVPSSIGNLWNLETFIVKSAQLDVPLPDSFWRLKHLRHVAVGDLNHTSFLDSEQGESCQLDNIVTFSKPTLAFGKDSEELMRRLPRLQMLNCVFFEPQYDHLKPILFPKLSSLSNLESLKVYSYGMVFYGEKRDQFPTFDFPNTLRKLTLGRFSVPWSAISVIGQLPNLEILKLRRNSFSGPRWDVEDGEFQKLKFLELWQLNIQEWNVSSEPFPRLEQLTIRDCYSLQEIPSSIGDIPTLEKLEVHWCFDAASSAKHILEEQRDMGNDLLEVIIRT